A region of Bombyx mori chromosome 13, ASM3026992v2 DNA encodes the following proteins:
- the LOC101740969 gene encoding lipopolysaccharide-induced tumor necrosis factor-alpha factor homolog isoform X1 has product MAHNEQKTDLSGVHYAPPQQNPPPYNNQTQPGLYPAVPSVTPAPPQQFVTVVPAQQMGPEPTNTSCPSCSAAIVTRVDHVPVTKTHLFALLLCLIGCCPCACIPYCTDSCKDANHYCPNCNAYIGSYNR; this is encoded by the exons ATGGCCCATAATGAAC agAAAACCGATTTGTCTGGCGTGCACTACGCACCGCCTCAACAAAATCCGCCTCCGTACAACAACCAGACACAGCCAGGTCTATACCCGGCCGTTCCTTCCGTCACCCCCGCGCCCCCCCAGCAGTTCGTTACAGTTGTTCCGGCACAACAAATGGGCCCTGAGCCCACGAACACTAGCTGCCCTTCATGCAGTGCGGCAATCGTCACCAGAGTAGATCACGTGCCAGTGACTAAAACCCACCTGTTTGCTTTGCTTCTTTGCCTAATAGG ttgTTGCCCATGTGCTTGTATCCCTTACTGCACGGACTCCTGCAAAGATGCAAACCATTACTGTCCGAATTGCAACGCGTACATTGGAAGCTACAATCGCTAA
- the LOC101740545 gene encoding lipopolysaccharide-induced tumor necrosis factor-alpha factor homolog: MVTVGPDPAQVTCPSCHASVMTKITTKASTKTHIIALILCLCMCLPCVCLPYCMDSCMNSDHYCPNCNAYIGTYTR; this comes from the exons ATGGTCACAGTCGGTCCAGATCCAGCACAGGTAACCTGTCCATCGTGCCACGCGTCGGTCATGACCAAAATCACGACCAAAGCCAGCACGAAGACTCACATCATCGCACTGATCCTGTGTTTGTGCAT GTGTTTGCCTTGCGTATGTCTGCCATACTGCATGGACTCGTGCATGAATTCGGACCATTACTGTCCAAACTGCAACGCCTACATTGGAACCTATACAAGATGA